The sequence below is a genomic window from Rudanella lutea DSM 19387.
GAGGAACAGCTTATTCGGTTGACTCGCACCTACCGAACCACCGTGATGCCCGGCCGCACGTTGCTACAACAGGCCAAACCCATCACGTTTGGACTCAAGACCGCCGGTTGGCTCGACGCACTTCGGCGGAGTTGGCAGCGACTGGCGGAGGGGCAGAAACGGGTGCTAGTGCTGCAATTGGCCGGGGCAGTCGGGAGCCGCAACGCGTCGATACCGGCCGAGGTACACCGGACAATGGCTACGCAGCTGGACCTCTCGGAGTCGGTTTCGTGGCATACCCATCGCGACAATCTGGCCGAGTTTGGGGCTACGCTGGGCATTCTGACGGGCAGCCTGGGCAAAATAGCCCGCGATATTGCCTTGCTGATGCAAACCGAGGTAGCCGAGGTGTTCGAAGGCAAAGCAGAGGGCAAGGGCGGGTCGAGCACAATGCCGCACAAGCGCAACCCGGTTACCTGCACGGCCATTTTAGCCAATGCCAACCGGGTGCCGCAACTGGTGGCCACCTTACTCGCGGCTATGCCGCAGGAGCACGAACGATCAGCGGGGTTGTGGCATTCCGAATGGGACGTACTGACCGAGATCATGCAGCTAACAGCCGGGGCCGTTGACAAGGGGCTTGATTTACTGACTAATCTGGACGTTGACCCCGACCGGATGCGCCAGAACCTCGAACAGACCAACGGCCTGATTTACGCCGAAACCGTCTCGCTGGCTCTGGCAGCCCATCTGGGTAAAGCCGAGGCCCACGCGCAGGTGGAGGAAGCAAGCCGGGTAGCGGTCACCGAAAAACGGCATCTGAAAGCGGTGTTGGCCCGTATGAACCTGCCGCTCACCAACCTCGACGCCCTGTTTGACCCCGTCAACTCACTCGGCGAAACCCTCGCCCTGATTGACTCGATTCTGGCGGGGTCATAACGAGTTTATTGTTTTTGGTTTATTGTTTATTGTTTTTGGTGGCCGACGCACCGGTTTCTGATTTTGGGACTAACTCGCCCATTCACTCTTTCGCTCTTTGCCGCCCCGGTGCGCCGGAGCGACGGCCCGCACTCATTCACTCATTTCCCATGTCTCTGAACTACAAGCTTTCTGGCGCGCCTAACAGCCCGGTTTTGATCTTCTCGAACTCGCTCGGTTCGGAAATGTGCATGTGGGACGAGCTGTTGCCCTACCTCCTGCCCTATTTTCGGGTGCTTCAGTACGACACCCGGGGGCATGGCGGTAGCTATCAACCAGCCACATTGCCGGGCGACGCTTCGTCGGGCGACGCTTACACCATCGCGCAGCTCGGCGAAGATGTCATCAATCTGATGGATGAACTTGGCATCGGGCAGGCTTACTTCTGCGGCCTGTCGATGGGTGGGCTGACGGGGCAGTGGCTGGGCATTCACCGACCCAACCGGATTAAAAAACTGGTTATCAGCAATACAGGCGCCAAAATCGGCAACGACGAACGCTGGAACGGCCGCATTGCTACCATTACCGAGCACGGCATGGAAGCCATTGTCGACGACACAATGGAGCGTTGGTTTACCTCTCTGTTCCGGGCCGACAACCCTACCCGCGTGGCGCAGATGCGGGCTATGTTTCTCCGAAGCCCCGTGCCCGGCTACGCGGCCTGTTGCGCGGCTATCCGCGACGCCGACTTCCGCCAGGACCTCAACCGGCTCTCGGTCGAGACGCTCGTGATTACCGGCGACGAAGACCCCGTAACTAACGTGGAGCAGGCTCAGTTTTTGCAAGAAAACATCCCGGTGGCCAATCTGGTGGTGCTGCCCGCCCGGCACCTCGCCAGCACGGAGCTGCCCCGGCAATACGCGCAAGTGCTGATTGATTTTCTGGTGGGCGACACCCGCTACGAGCAGGGGATGCACGTTCGGCGCACGGTGCTGGGCGATGCCCACGTGGACCGCGCCAATAGCCAAACGACCCCGTTTACAGCCGACTTTCAGGATTTTATCACCCGCTACGCCTGGGGCGAAATCTGGCCCCGGCCGGGTCTGCCCAAGCACAGCCGGAGCCTGATTACCCTCGCCATGCTGATTGCCCTGAACCGGAAAGCCGAATTTCAGATGCACGTACGGGCAGCCATTCACAACGGGGTTAGCCCCGACGAGATCAAAGAAGTCATTATGCAGTCGGCCCTGTATTGCGGGCTACCGGCTGCCAACGAAGCCTTTCATGCCGCTCAGGAGGTGCTGGCAACATTACCGATAAACCACGCGTAAACAAAACGATTCTGGCGTTTCAGGCGATTGTTTCTGGCTGCTTAGGCAAGCCACAGCCCTCCTTTTGCCCTTGAATAAGCACCGGTACATTCACACGGAACCCAGACTCCCAAACCACGATTCATGTATGAAAACGATTAAAACACAGGTAGGCATTATTGGCGCAGGGCCCGCGGGGCTTACGCTGGCTCACTGGCTCAAAAAACACGGCATCGACTCGGTTATTATTGAGCACCGCAGCCGCGAGTACGTTGAGGCTCGGGTACGGGC
It includes:
- the pcaB gene encoding 3-carboxy-cis,cis-muconate cycloisomerase; this encodes MSLYSGLFYSSEVEPMVSPEAMLGRMLAFEGALAQAQAQHELVPEPMAQIIADCCAHPLLDLSKLQADIALGGNAAIPLVKQLTAQVRSQSEEAARYVHLGATSQDVVDTATVLTIKTFSDWLTTRLTAVEEQLIRLTRTYRTTVMPGRTLLQQAKPITFGLKTAGWLDALRRSWQRLAEGQKRVLVLQLAGAVGSRNASIPAEVHRTMATQLDLSESVSWHTHRDNLAEFGATLGILTGSLGKIARDIALLMQTEVAEVFEGKAEGKGGSSTMPHKRNPVTCTAILANANRVPQLVATLLAAMPQEHERSAGLWHSEWDVLTEIMQLTAGAVDKGLDLLTNLDVDPDRMRQNLEQTNGLIYAETVSLALAAHLGKAEAHAQVEEASRVAVTEKRHLKAVLARMNLPLTNLDALFDPVNSLGETLALIDSILAGS
- the pcaD gene encoding 3-oxoadipate enol-lactonase codes for the protein MSLNYKLSGAPNSPVLIFSNSLGSEMCMWDELLPYLLPYFRVLQYDTRGHGGSYQPATLPGDASSGDAYTIAQLGEDVINLMDELGIGQAYFCGLSMGGLTGQWLGIHRPNRIKKLVISNTGAKIGNDERWNGRIATITEHGMEAIVDDTMERWFTSLFRADNPTRVAQMRAMFLRSPVPGYAACCAAIRDADFRQDLNRLSVETLVITGDEDPVTNVEQAQFLQENIPVANLVVLPARHLASTELPRQYAQVLIDFLVGDTRYEQGMHVRRTVLGDAHVDRANSQTTPFTADFQDFITRYAWGEIWPRPGLPKHSRSLITLAMLIALNRKAEFQMHVRAAIHNGVSPDEIKEVIMQSALYCGLPAANEAFHAAQEVLATLPINHA